The following are encoded in a window of Lentisphaera araneosa HTCC2155 genomic DNA:
- a CDS encoding transposase → MKRRQWTPEEKLKIVMEGLRADCTVTELCNRHQISQVQYYKWRDKLLSEGSKIFAHGGVNKAEQRLKNEVNKLKNTIGDLTVKLNKKQIMYCYPGLG, encoded by the coding sequence ATGAAACGACGCCAATGGACACCAGAGGAGAAGCTCAAAATTGTAATGGAAGGGTTACGAGCCGACTGCACTGTCACTGAACTCTGCAATCGTCACCAGATCTCGCAAGTACAATATTATAAGTGGAGAGATAAACTCCTTTCTGAGGGCTCAAAAATCTTTGCTCATGGTGGTGTAAATAAGGCAGAGCAACGTTTAAAAAACGAAGTAAATAAACTCAAAAACACCATCGGTGATTTGACAGTGAAATTAAATAAGAAACAAATTATGTATTGTTACCCAGGCCTGGGATAA